GATGAATTTGATGGCAGTGAAGATCAAaagatttaatttcacattggggtgaaaaatatatatataaaaaaaatatttatcctcATTTCTTAGGCTTTATGCTATTCTTTAATTTAAGCCCTAAAAAAGGAGTAAAGTGGTGgttcttgactttttttttctttttttaatcttcatgtaAGATTTATGGctctaaacaagttttatttactCAGACTgagagtaaaaaagtaaaaaaggcTTTTTGGATTGTAAAGGTTAAATATACTTGTTTTATATTCACCTATTCCTGAGAATGTCTTGAATATGCTGTGTGGACACCCTTACTGAAAACTGTGTCGCTGCAGCTAGAAATTCTCACATACTCGAATGTTAAGAGGAAAATGCTTTAGCTCTTAAATTCGTTTGTTTTTCGGACCTTTAAGTTAAACGAGCCCCGACTTGCTGTTTAAAGGAATGCGgtagctgcattttcattaccGGGGGACACAGAGTTATTTCATCAATGAAATAGAACATCTTAAACAAGACCTTAAATccttaaaattttttaaataatattaaataataataataaaaaagttatgtTTAACAACTTACCGCCAGATCCCGAAAGGTGTATCCAGGTATAAATGGTAATCCGTTATTCCACTCGGTGGACATTTTCTGTATCGACTTTCTTCTGAAATTTTCTTCACTCTAAAAGCCTGGTAATTCCCTGTTTTAGGAAATTTAAACGATTTCGTTTACGCTAGAAGTTGCACAACACTTCCACTGTTTAGTTTATGGTATCCATGGAAACCGTAAAccgaaaacaattttaaatcaaaatgcgGAACTTTTTTTGAGCCCCTCCGAAAATGACACAAGATAGACATTAATGCTAATGAATCAATACGGATTCCAAAACTGTTATTTCTTATCACAACAGCCTAAAGTTTGTTTCAGTATAACACAAGTTGCAAAACTGTTATTCAACCAGCAGGTGGCAACAAAGCTCAAATCTGACTGACCCAGCTGACTTGAAttgcattttgttgcttgtttcctTCTATTATTAAAGATGTGATTAAGTTGTTTGTCTcctatttattgatttatccAGGTAAGCTGTTGAGTACCACTTCTCATTTACAAACATGACCTGGCTACaaaccaaaatagaaaaacaacatacagtGTATAAAGACCAAAAGTGCTCGACTTTttggtaaaaattaaaaaaaaattttttgaagaaaaaatagaaagaaaaggcaaTGTTGATGATCACTTAATTTGAACACAGTTTATTTAAAGCACAGATGACATAGTTTATTCTGACAGATAGCAacgtttaatttatttatcatgtAGGCATATAGTCCATGTGGACTGGTCCGTTATAATAATAACTCTGAAATGCCCTGTGTCTTCTGtaacaaaaatctgttaaaatattacaaagccAAAGGCAGTAGCTTATGTTATCAAACTGGcaatgtgactgaaaaacaaaagcaggttACATGTCAGCTGGGGAGGcgcattttaataaattagaatttcaTCAAATAACTCATTCATGTCAATAGTTGAATTCAAAAGCAAGAgcttacttttttgtttgtgatgaATAAGGCTTACAGCTAATAAATAACCTAGAAGttagtttgaaaatataaaaaaaatatacataaagatATTTATCTATATACCTATATCtcgctttctctctctctctctctgtctttatatatatatatatatatatatatatatatatatatatatatagagagagagatatatatagatatatatatattatgcaGAAATGTTTGCCTAATGAATTGTATGCCCATGTTCCATGGATTAAATTTGCTCTACTTGGTTTGAGCTTCTCCTAGACTAATTCTGCATCAGTGTGGAAGAACATTTGCCACTGCTGAGATGTTAAGGAAGCCCATGTTACTTAAATAGTTCACTTCTGCTTGTCTGTATTCCTCTCAGCAGTCTAAAGAATGTAATTTCTGTAACATGTCTGTGTGCATTGGCTGTTGAACCCACACGTCTTGCCAATCTTCCCTGAACTCTTGAAGACCCTTTGCTTCACAATTCTCTTAAACCTATGGTTACTCATATTGGTTGTGCACCTTTTTTCTAATACATGTTTTCCCTCCATTAAATGTTGTAACAATATGCTTGAAGACAGCAGTCTCTGCTCCAGCAGTTTGTGTAATAACATGAGGATTGTGTAACATAATAgtaaaaaaggtgtttttattggttttatcgCTTATAAATTTGCTCAGTAactgaatgttgtgtttttactagCTGAACCTCATATTAATCAAcgttaacagaaacaaatgtttgaaataagcCACTCTGATTGAATTTCACTTTTGAATGGATTGACTtataaaaaatgaacttttcgGTGGATTCTAATTTACTTAGACACATGTAGCCTACGTGTTTATTGTGCAGAGCTGGTTCCTTCTTCAGATAGCCACAAACATCTGCTTAGGACCACTAGCTTTACAATAAGGTCCTGATTGGCAGTAGCCCCGCACTCCACACAATCTTTAAGGAGCGAGaaccaaaacaggaaaaaataacaaaaaaacgttCAAGCAAAACCACTGGTACGAAACTGgtatattcttgtaattttcatATCCGTCAGAGTACATAGCAAGTGCAATATTAAATAGAAACATTCAGATGTGACACAAGCTTCACCTTTCCATTGTAACTGTACTGTAATAGTGGCATGCAAATGAAGTATTTCGAATTAATTAGCTCAcctgtttaaaacatttgttaaattctACCAACTATCTTTCATAGCTAGAAAAAGGCACTGATCTGTGAATTACTGTATCAAAAATAAGattataaatcattaaaaacctCTTGGAGGCTCTTTGCATCATATTTCTAGCTATTTTCTTTCAatgccttaaaaataaaaagaatttatttgGTCTGCTAATGACTCCCTTTTTAGGAAGAAAGCACATCagccaaacacagaaacactagGATTGCATCCCTGAGGTGCCAGACAACTTTTGCCacgtataaaaatattttaaaataaaccatacTTGAGAGCAAAAGGTCAATATctattaaatattataaaatatgtttcataagGATTGAGATGAATCCCTcgcactcacacaaacacatgcacacatacaaAATCTTTTGGTTTTATGAAGCACAAAGGCAGCATGGTTCACCGTGGAAAGATTGTCTTAATTCATCTCATTGtcaaaagcactttttttttctttgttgaattTCATACTGAATACTGGAAAGTAGAGAGCAGAAAGCTCAAAGTTTCACAGTCTCATCCAGCTGCCAAGTGTTCTGTGTATAATAGACCCCTGTGAGGCCGTGGTCCTTCAGTCTCCATGTAGTCTCTGCAAGCCTGTGGATGTCCAAGGCAACCAACCCATAAATCCCCACTTCAAAAAGGCCTACTGAAGTCAACGGAGAGTCAGTGTTGCCCTTCACCCCTCAATTCCGCCAGTTAGGGTGAACCATGAGGTAAGCTTGCCGTGCAGAGCCCAAGCTTTTTGTTTGGCTGAGGGGGCTCCACCTTATGATACCTACTGGTATCATAACCCTACAACCCTGCAAAACCTCCCCTCTGTTTTCAGAGTCCACAGCTGCATTTGCATGCTTGCTTCCAAAGCTCCATGCTGGTCTTCTCTGGTTTCTACCCTCATAACCAAGTGCATCCTGGAATTAGTTCAAGGAAGTCTTCAATAAGAATGACTGAAGGCGGGACTCAGTAATACCGATTGAGGCTCCGTGTCCCTGGAATGTCAGGCTGCCCGTTCATCCAGATCTCTCGTATGATTCGCTCCCTTTCCTCGAGCCGCTGGGCTCGCTCCAGCTCCTCTGCTGAGGTGAAAACATTCATGTTGAGCGTGCGCTCAAAGCGCCTGTGCCTCCGCGCCGACAGGTCTGACGTGGTGTCCCAGTCCGAGTCTGAGTCGCTGGAGTCCGAGGATGAGTGGGCGGGACGGGGCGGTTTCTTGACGACTGGCCGCTTCCGAGCCTGGCAGTCTGTGCGACAGGAGATCTGGACCACCAGGGCAAAGAGGGTGAGGAAGAGGCCCAGACACACACCGCAGACGAAGAACAGTGCGGCCCTTTCGGGATGATCTGTTTTtgaagagaaataattttttttgaaactGCATCATCACACTCACTTATACACTTGAAGtttcaaataaagaagaaataaaaaaagtggaaaCCTATATTTGGCTGTGGTGTAACTTATAcagcaaatatttattgatcataaaatgttattacCATTAAATACGCAAGAAAGTTTTTAGATTGTGCAAGCTAATGTTcttggatgtttatttttgtgcatgtaCAATGCAtttcattacaaataaaaaattgttttggtcaCAGAGATGGATATAAAACACTCTAATAAAGTTTGTTCAGATGACCTAAAGTTTTCCTCCTTCTTTTGCCCTTTTTCCTTAATGATGTCAGATGAATGCAATCACTATTTCAGCTTAAATCTGGATATTCTGTAATGCCTCATTAAATGTCACTAACAGTGTCCTACCTGATATGTAGGTGTATGCTGCCAGTGCATTGCTAATGAGGGCCATGTTGGCTCTGGAGGTGGAGTTGATCACAGGATTCATGCCTGATGGCTGTGATGAACTGTTTCCGCTGCCTCTTCTGGTGTCAGATGGTTTCTTCTTGTCGGGGCTCCGAGCTAAAGGTTGCAGTTTTAAAAGCAGTAAGTCACCATGAGGCTTCGACTTCAAGCCCATTACATTCAGTGTGAGTAATTCGTCATTACTAGGGTAATTTATGGTGAAACAAGTGTGTATTGTGCAAACATCCATCAGAAAACTGAGTCACCGAAGGCCTCTCAGGAGaatttttctatgttttgtcaAAGACACAGAGAAATTCAGCAGATGGAACAACATCTGCTTCTGTTTGATTTACTATGACTCAAAAACTTTAAGCGACAGAAAACCACGTGGAAATAGTTTTCAGTTTGGCAACATTTCAAAACGCCCCTTTCCCCCTATTTCTCAGGAGGTTGTGTTCATAAAAAGTAACAACTTTATGCTACTCTGGATTTTCGTTATTTCTATTTGTGCTGTCTTTGGACATCTATGTCCCAGTCTAATCACTGGgtacaattcattttatttaattttaaattgttgctttttttagcCACAACATGATCTCCATGGATGAACAATGCACCACTagaaaaataacctaaaaacaGATGTGAGACGTGGTTACACTGTCATGTTACTACGTTTGGACTTTTTTGTTTGGTGAAGGTAAGCGGGCTTTGGTAAACTGTCTTACCTCTAATTGTAGGTTtcttaagataagacttttttATCTGATAAATATAGTTTAGATTGGGGTTGCTCACTGTGCAGTTAAGTGGTTCCACCTGGACCTGTTAATGTGGCCAGCACGTAAGTTCAACATTCAACCTGGGTATCTTTCTCTatatcaaacacaaacatatccACAATATATGTGGATATGTTTGtaacagaaaacacaggaaacagaAGAATGTTGCTTCAATAAAAAGAGatcttaaaatatgaaaatatttttggttttttgaaTCACATTATATTAATTGTAAATACTTTGTTTGCATACTCTTTGTCTAATgcttgaaatagatttttttcacaactgtaggcagaaataaaaagtggctcaaataaattttattgaaagaaacttaaaaatatattgcagaAGAAAATAGGgcttttttttgtaagaaatatGTTCTTAACACCTGGATCTAAAAACACAGATAATGATTAGAAATGGCACATTCCACATGCTGTGCATTTCCAACAAGTCTGCATATCAAAATAACTAGCTGTTGACATTAACTTTAGCTGGCTTTAACATAGGTTCAAACTATGTACCTTTAATTGTTTCCCTGCGACATACGTCTGTCTGCCATTGTACAGTCACTTTAGAGATAAACAAGTTTTTCCCGTTAAACtcataaaggattttttttttatataagttGTGCAAGGAAGTGAATCTATTCATGAGTCAGAGGCTGTCAGTGCTGCATCATTCCCAGTTCCCCCTGTGCTTTTTCCCCTCTATTAACTCCTTGTTCATTCAAGCATCCTCCCGATCAGTACTGTGCCGGTAGCTGAGCAGAGTAATGAGTGTTGGATGGGAGCCAGTGTCCCTAAAGAATGAAGCtttgtttgagttttcttcATTGCCAGGCTCTccactttttgtctttctctatCTTTTTACCTCCATGGATATTTGACATTATAAGACGGGCTTAGACTATGCTTACATGTAGGCTAATCAGTGGATCCTTGAATGCTTAATGTTTGAAAGGCCACTGATCACAACGTGAACTCGACACATATGGAAACAATTATACATGTGACTTTTGGTATACACATACCTCTAAACTTGAGCCATAAATTATGATTGGTCTTGAGTCCTGGAAACCTTCAAGACTGTTCACTGTTCTCTTTAAAAGGCTGAACGTTTGAGTCTGGATCTATTAGCTTGTGCATTTGCTCTATTGCTTACTTGGAACAGTGTTTTGGCCTGAACTTCCCCCAGAAGGCCCGTCTCCCACTACATTGGGGTCACGGGTGGCAGAGGGTGGGTGGTACACCGGTGGTCTGCGGCCTGGCTCCTGGAGCAGTCTCTTTGGCACTTAAAAGAAAGGGAAAAGCAAAGTTACAGAGTTAGTTGGAGGAGCagataattaaagaaaaatgtttttttttctaaggtacttctaaatacatatttaacaACTTCTGCATATTTAATGTAATGTTGGCCTTATAACTAAGTGGCTTACATAGGTATTTGCAGCTTAATATAACTGTTTCCAGACAcaataatgaaagaaattacCACATTTTCTACCATAAGAAAGTAGACTCGTGAATAAGATGCAAGAGAAAGTGAACACAGTTTTTAACAGCAGTAAGaatacattttggttttcatttcacaaaaataGCAAGTAgatcatgttatttatttttgttttgaatttttgggTAAAACCCCTGATACAGCATTTgtactttagattttttttttttttttacagggagAGTCTCATACCTACCTGTAGTTGTGGCTTAGTATTCTCGAGCTCTGTAAGCTCTTGTAGAGACTAAGTATAAGCTACTAAGTATAAGCCATGATTTCCATTATTTATTCGGAACTAATCTTGCAATGAAGCTAAAGATCCAAAACAGGCTACAGCAGACGCCAGAGATGCTTAACAGATGCTGCTGATGAAGACTGAGAGTTTCCCTAATGCCTGGTGTGTTTCAttaaagcaaagacaaaagaaaaacaatcatcaaACAGCTACTGTATGAAGGAGACAGATGTAGAGAACATCCTGGCCATGACTCACATTCCTCTTCATGCTACTCACTGATTCCCAAAAGTTAAGATTCTTCAATTCCCCCTTACCCATTGCAGCCCCCCCGCCACCACTGCTACCCCCATATCCTAACAGCTCCCTGTGAGTTAGAGAGTCTGAACTCTTTTCCCCCAGACACAAACCCACAATGCAGTGGGTTATACATTCCTGTTCACTCAAATGTGGTTTTTGCAGGCCAGGCCACGCTCCGGTCACCTTGTTTATCTTCCCTGTTGTATCTGCAGTGATTTGCAGCTCGACAGATGACCGACTGTTCGGCTTTCTGCTGTTCTCTCATGTTCATCTCTCTGGACAAGCAATCAGACGATGAGGAAAGATTTGCTCCGTGTTTCTGCAGGCATCATCAGCCCTCCTAATGCTCAGATTCTGACACGTgattgaagacaaaaaaagccccaaaaatgtccagtttgtttaaaatctgggaaaataaatatactttccAGGGTTGTAATTTGGCTGTGATCCAAAAGCCAATCTAAACTAAGGAAGGAGCTGAGCAGACCACACTCCTTCCAGTCACTGGATACTTATCCCCTAGACATATTAGAAGGCTTTCCCAATTGTAAGCAATAATGAAAATATAACCACTGACATTCAAAGCTTTTACTCTCTGGGAATTCTGTTTGGCAGAGTTATGCGCTTATCTTTAGAGCACTGCATAACTGCTGGAGAACATTTCATTGTTCATTTCATTGCAAATAATTAGATTTACATCATATTAAAAGGGAACAGCAGTCTGGATTCCAAACTAATTGCAATTGTCCCAAGTGACCTCCAAAAAAGCAGTCATACTGCTGCTTTAATTGGTGTCCAGaggaaaatatcatgtttataaGGGTCGGTAAAACGTGAGCAGATTCTTTGTATATTCAAATATTTccttaaacaaaacattaattgatctttttaaaaaaattatgttttggtGTGTAATGATGCAGCCATTTGTCAAAAATTATAGTCTTTGCAAACAAATTTTCCTGACTGGAGTAAAAGTGGATAAAACAGTGGATTCAGTCACAGTGGTCCAGCTGGTGGAAACAGTGGCTGTTTAAATTTAGTCAGAGGAATGTGAAAGGTCATAAACTAGAATGCTTTTAGGTTTTTGCCTTCAGAGAAACCAGTTAACTCACTAGAGAAATAAAGACCAGTGGAGCAGCCTGAATAAATGTACTGCATACACAAGGGGATCTAAAAGACATAGTTATTGAATTCTAGTATTTGTTTCAGTTCTCTATTCATTCAAATTCCAAATGATTTTAACTATGTTTCCAGTTGCAGAAGAACATATTCTTACATTTAAATACTTCCAGGTCATGTGGCAAACCAAAGCAATATATCAAATTTGGAAGTagaagaaacagcaaaattGAGAAATGAGATTTGACCTTAAAGTTACCCTTTATTCTTCCTCATCTATCTGACCCACTAATCACAAGTCCTAAAATTCCCCCAATAGCACACTACCATCTTCCCCATGCCCCGCCCTGATTACAGCTTTCTGATTGGTCCTAATTGACTGCACATGTGGCCCGCGTTCACAGCGAAGAGACACCAAAGTGTGACACGCACAAGCACACCAAATGAGACGTGGTTACATTACCTTCCACAAAAATATGCTTCAGTGCAATGTGTTACACTGACCACAGCTCgtctaaaaatatctaaaaagtcaaaaagctCAAACTTTGTGAATTAAATGGCCGCAAACCACCCCTCAGAACCCAGACAGTTAGACTGAACCAGTAAAACGGGAGGAAAAAGGGGGTGAAAGGGAGCAAAACCGAGCACATAAATCACACCCCAAAGCCTGCATTATAATGACATGCTCACATAAATGCAGGGCAAACGATTCCTCGCGATTCTTAAAATAACTTTGCCAAACGAGGCCTCTCTGCTTAAGCCGTGACTCTAAGAGCCATGGATCGCCACAGGGAGCGAAGATACGAGGCGGGAAAGAGCCCTCATAACAATGACCCTTGTTTACACTGGCAGAGCACAGCTTTGTTTTCACTGGGCTCTGCAGAccagtgtgcatgtgtgttggTGTTTGCATGCCCTGTGCTGACCAACgctgaaaatatttgaagaaaaacctTGCAAGCCGAAGGGGATATAATGAAATATTAGAGCCTAATTATCTGAGGTGAGATCAAAACTGTGCCAATTACTTTAATGTACGTAATGTAGCCCTTGAGAACATGCAAGAGTGGAGGGGTTGGGGGGCTCAGGGCGCTGCAGGGgaataaacatttacagcatTGTTTTAAATTCCCTGTTTGGCTCTGAAACCGAACATATGTAGTGTgtttaaggggaaaaaatacattaagaCAATGTGCTGGCATCTTGTTGGAAGTCTGAGAATAAACTGTCTGGTTTTAATTAGCACACAGCCAGTGCCTAAAAATCTACATCAATAAAGTGCTGATTAAAGCTCAAAACTCAACTCATGGACGCAAAAGGGTAATGATTCAGTGAATATGTTCACTGTTTATTGACAAatggaaacaagaaaatgttttattctgttttgggTCTTTCTCTTACCTCCCACAGACATGCAGACAGACATCTCCATGCACACATTCATGAACTCATCcacaaacccaaacacacacagtcatttTTCACTTAGGTAATGGCATTCCTGCGGAATAACAAGCGAGGTGAACAGGGCAGACACTGAAGGTGTCGAGAAAGCTTCTCAATGGTCCCTCCCCCAGTGTAACGCTATAACAGTATCCAGATGACAACAACCTTATTGAGGTTGAGTGTGAATATGTGTCAATTTTGACTTCTTATGAGAGACAGACAATGCCTGGACATAACACAGTATAAAGATGTGAGTAGGCATGAGTGTTTAAAAGACCAGAGGCTGCCAAAGTTTATTTACTACCATTAAAAAACAGAGATGCTAACTCTCCATCTGCGGGAATAAATGGCTTAAAAAATTGTCAGCTTGCTTtaagttttcttccatttccttTGATTAAGGTCTATATGTCAGAGGACATGATTAACTCACTCATTCTTGTCTTGTGTATACAAAGTAGATCAGGTTTAATAGCAGTAATGTGAACACCACCAAGGGACTGATGGTCTGTGCTAAGGCCTTTTTCTGGTTCTGCTACAATTTTCTGATAGC
The Gambusia affinis linkage group LG22, SWU_Gaff_1.0, whole genome shotgun sequence DNA segment above includes these coding regions:
- the LOC122825802 gene encoding protein eva-1 homolog A isoform X2 — translated: MNPVINSTSRANMALISNALAAYTYISDHPERAALFFVCGVCLGLFLTLFALVVQISCRTDCQARKRPVVKKPPRPAHSSSDSSDSDSDWDTTSDLSARRHRRFERTLNMNVFTSAEELERAQRLEERERIIREIWMNGQPDIPGTRSLNRYY